Part of the Sarcophilus harrisii chromosome X, mSarHar1.11, whole genome shotgun sequence genome is shown below.
GTGTGTGCGCTTTTGTGTGTGCCCGCGCATGTGCGTGTGTGCGCACGTCTGTGTGTGCACTGGTATGGGTGCGCGCGCGTGTGCCCGCGTGTGTGCGTTggtgcgcgcgcgcgtgtgtgcaGGCATGCATTAGGACATGTGGAGGGACAGTGCAAGCCTTGCCGCTCAGCAGCCGCAGCAGTGTGGGAGCAGCCCGGCCCGCGGTAGGGGCTCGGAGGGGTGCCGGTGAGTGGCCACAGGGACCGTCCGCACGCCACTGCGGTgcggggctgggggagggggcgcggacggggggcgggggggggaggaACAAGGGAGGCACGCGCTGCTATCTGCGCTGCCCCGTGTCTCCAAGAGCCcgcctctcttccccccccccctcccgccgCCGCCTCCACAGGAGTATCGCGGTCAGTTCCGGCCGCCCCCATTTGGCAAGGACAGCGGGGGCGCGGTGTACCCAACCCCTCGCCTCTTCCtgtcctcctcccttcctcccgcTCTGCGTTTGGCTCCCGGAGCATCCTCCCCCTCGCCTGCCCATCCTCCTCCACCCCTCCTTCCCCGTTTTATACCCGTCCTCCTCGCCCTGGGCTCTGGTTGGTGGTAGGTCGCTCGTGCGTCGGcacctctccctttttctccaagCTCCTGAGTGGCGGCGGCGGCAGTAGCAGCGGTGACAGCAGCGGCTGTGGCAGAGATAGCGGCGGCGGCAGAgaccgcggcggcggcggcagagACCGCGGCAGCAGAGACCGCGGCAAGAGAGATCGCCTAGGCGGCGACGACGGCGGCGGAGGAGGAGGCACAGACGCTCGAGGCGTAGTAGCATCCCGGGCGGTTCCGAAGGAGGCGGGGGCGGAGGCAGCCTGTCCCAGAGCCCGCGCCAGCCGCATCCCAGTCTATCCGGGCAGCGGCGTCCTCTCGCCCCAGAGGCTGCAGCATCAGCATCCGACACCGAGGCGGCCGGACCGAGACTCCGGCACCCCCAGCAGCCGCATCCGCAGCGGCGGCCTCACCATCAGCGACTCCAGCCTCCGCCCCAGGTCCAGCCTCGCGTGCGCTAGTCCGGGAACGGCAGAAGGCAAGATGAAGCTGAAGCCCGATCAGACCCGAACCTATGACCTGGAAGGCTTCAAGCAGCGCGCGGCTTGTCTGTGCTTCCGTGGCGAGCAAGAGGATGAGGTGTTGCTGGTGAGCAGCAGCGGGCACCCAGACCAGTGGATCGTGCCCGGAGGGGGCATGGAGCCCGAGGAGGAGCCGGGCGCCGCGGCAGTGCGCGAGGTCTACGAGGAGGCCGGGGTCCGAGGCAAGCTGGGCCGCCTGCTGGGCCTGTTCGAGAACCTGGAGCGCAAGCACCGCACCCACGTCTACGTGCTCGCCGTTACCGAAATCCTGGAGGACTGGGAAGATTCGGTGAACATCGGCCGCAAGCGCCAGTGGTTCAAGGTGGAGGATGCCATCAAGGTGCTGCAGGGCCACAAACCCGTGCAGGCCGAGTACCTGGAGAAGTGGAAGTCGGCCAGCTCCCCGAGCGGCAGCAGCCCCGCCGGAGGCGGCACGCCGGCGGCCGCCGGTTCCGAGGGCTCCGAGGGCCCCGACGGCGACAGCGCCGGGCAACCTGCGGCAGAGCCCGCCTCGGGTTCCGGCAGATAAAAAGTGTTCCAGGTCATCCtgaaaagaagagggggagagcacggggaagggggggtgggggagggggggggtaaaaGCTGCGGCCCGCTAACGGCGGCggtgggggagggtggggggagtggggagggggggggtctGGTCTGCGTTCACCTGCTAGCGTCTGGAAACTCGATGGCAACCCTTCTGCGTTGTGTATTCCCTTTGCCCGCTTTGCGGATGCTTTGAAATATCGCCCTTGGTCTGTACCAGTGTAAAATACTTCATTCAGTAAAACCAAAGCCGTAAGGGATTTTTCAAAAGATGCCTTAACTGCGTGCCTACCCTGCCCCTCCCACCCTTGGCCCCCCCGagtccccctcctcttcctcccttctcttccttctccccttcccccacctcctcaaTCACTCTTTTTCCTTCAAATCAGCCTTCACCTTCTTCTATTCCATATTCTGATGGTCTATCTTGGTCGGTTTCCCCCATACCAGTTTGGTTTCAATGTGGTTTTTTGGTGGGTATTGGGTGTTTTGGAAGGAAGTCAATGGGAGGAATGACTTGAATATTTGATACTTTCCTAAATACTTCATTATAATCCGGCCCACCTAAAGCAAGCTTTCTGAAATGCAGATTTCCATTTCTCAATCTACATATTTCAAaacggaaaaaaaaaatacaaaaggcagTACAGCTCGAGTGTTTCAAACAAGTCATACCCCTCCCCACAACTTCCTACATTGAGAAAATCACCATCATTTCTCTGTCATATATTGCTAATGGTAAATGCACAGATGTGGcgtttctttttccccttttcataaGATTTGCAGTTCTACCCATTTATAAATTCTTGGtgatccccccccaaaaaaaaagtgtttggcCACTGTTTATGTCGTACCCAGATACCCTCTTGATCTGATTGCTTTGACAGAATGTTGTTGTATAGATGATTTGAGATTCTTGTTGTGAAAATGATATTGTCGTTTGGCAGGTTATCTGGATCCCTTGTTTTGGTTCCCCTGATTTTCTAGCCTGCCTACAAGTAGCCAACAGAGATTGAATTTTGTATGTCCAGGTGTAATATATGATGACTGCACTGTATGTGGGTGTGggtgggaaaggggaggggggctGGATATTGTTCTGCAAGCATTGAAACGTTATGCACCTCTCCAATTGCTGATCAACCCCACAGTATAGCCCTATTGAGGATCTCTGATACATGGGCTATGGTGTCCAGTGAAGATTGCGATGGGACATTTGATCCTACCCCAGAACTCTGAGACTATAAATTGGCATTTGACATTAAGTTCTTCATATAATTGACTTTCCTTGGAAACCATTTAAAATGTCTAAAGACTCCCGGCTTCAATTCAAGACCTCTTCTGGAACTTTATTCCTCCTTTTCCTGATCAGAATCAAAGTTGGACTTTTcacatttcaaagaagaaaaagaagttgaagatcATTCTGTATACAACATTCAAACAATTTGCAAATGTCCTGGAgtgtaaaatggaaattcaatgtaattcaaACCATTTTTGTTATTCAATATACAAATCATTACCCAACTTTGAAAACACCGTTGTGTAAAATGCTGATAGAAATTAAAAGTTGTGCTGTTCCAATTTGGAAGTGTTATTCCTATAGCTGAAACTGGTATCTTGCACTTATACTGAGTATAAGTTAGAGTCCACATGAAAATTGGGTGGGGGAAATgcctaaaacaaaaatgaatgaaaaaaagggggggaagcaCCTTTTAATCTCTCTCCCCTGCCCCAGCTATTGAGAGGGAACTTCATATTCCAAATTATGTCAGCTACGCAAGCTATATGACTACCCCCCAGCTTCACTGGACAGGAAATCAAACATCCTAGCCTTTTTCTCCCCCTTAATTAAGGCTTTTAAATCCCATAGGTTATCTTTTCTACTCTAAAAATTCTCATGAGCTCAAGATTTCCCAGCTGCACTGGTTCTTTTAAAAACGTTCTTAGAATTACACACAACCCAAGGAAACTGTATTCTAGTTTTATGGATTTCTTGTCCATACATACACTCAACAATTGTGACACTCATACACAACATTCTTAGAGATAATAACCATGATCTTAGTTTGTCCTATCCAAATGATAAGGAATGAATTTTGGGAGGGGGCACGTATGATTTGTGATTCCACTGATTTGGGGAACTCTGTGGCAGGGTTAATTGGGAATGGAAATCACAGAGAGACCAAAGGATGGAATTTGGATTAGGGCCTTCCTTACCTGAGAGGTGAACACTCTAGCTACCATGTCAGATTGCTTCTCATGTACTTCTTAAAGTAAACATAAACAAATATGCCATTGATAGTTTAGTGTAATTTTGGTCAAAAATAGTTGCCATATGTGGGGCCACATTAGGATTTTTCAATTCTGGTGAATGTGTGGATAGATCTTGGTACCTATGCAAATCACAGAATCCCCTAGATTACTTTGAATCCCTAAAACTATTCTTTATAAAATCAGATCTGACATTTTATAATTGTCATATTCcaaaggaaattgaaaggataAATACACAGGGTTGCTTCTTGTTAAATTTGTTTCCCAAACTAGTTTGGCAACATTAGTTCTAAGAACACCACTTGCTCTTTTACAGAGCTAGGAAGAAGTCCTAAACAGAAGTGAGTGTGGGGAATAACTGGCCAagactcttttcttcttcccttcccatgaattttgttttaacttttattttgtgCATACTTCTTTTGCTTAAAGAtgcctccttaacttttttcccctGCTCCCTTACGTGTTTTTGAAGCAAGAGTCCGTccaatgaaaagtaaaaaaagtcaATTCTGAAGAGTTGGCAGCTTGCCCACAAATCTGAATGACTGGTGACATGAAACTCACTTTGTAAACCAGCTGAGGTTTCCCAGTTGGATTAGGGCTGGCTGGGGCCATCCTCTTAACACTGGGAAGAACTTTAAATGAGCAATCAGAGTGGTCCCTTGAACTATTTTCTACAAATAAGCATTAGGGTGCCTAATAGTGTGCCATTTTTCAAGAAAAGTCTGGCATGTTCTGCTAAGTCtgtttaaaggagaaaaaaatgaggaaataaaagttgGTGAAAATATGTAATTGACTCACATGGTTATTTTGGAGGATGggtatgaatatttttatatttgaaatacaacattgcaatatatatatatatatatatatatatatatatatatatatacacacacatatacatacataaatattttaaagaaaattaacccGGATGATGGATGGACCTGAAAGTTTGTTATGGTAGAATTGGTAAAAGGCTTAGGTTTGTTGAGCCCAGAGAAGAGAATAATTGAGGGGGCTTGAGGGGAGCCTTCATCTATCTGATAGGCTGTCATATGCCCCAGAGGAGAACCAGGACTGAGGAGAAAAAACTTCCATGAGGCACATTTCAGCTTGTCATTCTTAAGTGTAACCAGAACGATCTGGAGAGCTTCCTCTCCCTTCACCTGTTGTCCTGGAGCCCCACTCATGGATTTATACACGTGCCCATTAACTGTATAGAGAGAGACGTGTTCTGACTCAACACTGAAAAATGTGCCTTGGGAATCAGTCCCTGTGTCCATGGGACTATGTCCAAAATGATTGGTTACCAAAGCAGGAGAAGCCACctttgagaaaaggtcattaaaaaaactaagaaacaacaaattcttcttcccttccccttggAGGGAGTCACACAAGACTCATGAAGCTTCCACCTTGGAACTTGGAGTAGGagagcagagaagaaagaaacccCCTCACCCCAATTAATGGCAATGAGAAGTACATGGCAGCTGAAGCGTGAATTTCTTGAAGTGACCCCAAGCCTGAATTCATATCTCTGGCTGacttttgttttgtgtttattttcccAAGTCCAGATCAGTAAACTAAGTTTTTAGAGTAACAGTGAATATCATGGTCTCCCACTAGCTAACACAGATCATATATTCCATTTCACTCCTTCAAAAGGTTTCTCCAATACCCTTTAAGGAGTTTAGAGGATGTCTAGTAGTATCTGCCATTAGCCCAAGCTCCCACCAATTAAAGGGGGGTTCTCTGCATCTCAAGGTAAAGGCAGTAAAGTACAGCTCAGTGAAAAGAGTGCCAAGCTTGGTGTCAGGAAACCTAAGGTCAAATCTGGCCTGTgtaccctgtttaccttagtccactagagaaagaaatggcaaatcagtccaatatctttgccaagaaaatctgataggtgattcaaggcaattctaatagacttgggatggaaagtgtcattcacattcagagagagaagtatggaaactgaatgtagatcagagcatagattttcaccttttgttgttgttgccattgtttacttacttttttctctcctgttttttttttcttttgatccaatttttcttgagcAGTGTAACATATGGAAAAGTGTTTAGAGGAATTGCaagtttaacttatattggatggcttggtgtcttggggagaggggcaggagggagagagggaaaaatctggaaaatcaggctttgcaaaagtgaatgtcgaaaattatctttgcatatatttggaaaaaaatactattgaaaaagaaagagaaagaaaatctcaCAGACAGTATTGGCGTGCTATGGCCCACAGAGTTTTGAAGACTCGGACACAGTCGAACAACCACCTCTCTTCTAGATCCATTTAACCACTTGAACAGATTAGCTTTTACTTCAAAGGTataatggggagagggagagaagtatttattaagaacccaCTCTGTGCCAGCTGTTGTGCTCAGTGATCGACAAAAATGTTCTCATTTCATCCACACAAccatcctgtgaggtaggtgctattatccccttCTTACTGTTGAGTAAACAATTGAGTAAATCAGGCGTCACACAGCTTTTGAGTGTTGGAGACTAGATTTgcattctggtcttcctgatgcTAGGCCCTCTCCATTATGCCACCCAGCCACCTATAACAAGAACAAATATTTCCCCCGACACTTAGGAACCTAATCGTCTCCAACACCATCTTATACCCTGGGGAAGACAGAGAGATCCAGTTCACAACTTGGGTTCGGTTTCTATAGAACACAGTCCCACCAACTTCCAAGTCCAAAGCCTCCCCAAGACTTGATTCCTggcaccccctccccccaggctgGCAACAGCACCCTTCCTGGAACCCTGTCCCCGAGGTTGACATggtttgaatccagatccagTGGGGACTCCACCACCTATGCTTAGAATGGAAAAAGCCAAGCAACATAGACCAAAACCCCAAACCCTTTTCTCAGGACCATAGAGCCTAAAGGTGTGGATGAAGGGGAAGCAATCCTTCCTGCCAGCCACATCCCTGAATGTCTCTGGAGAGAgcagggaagagacagagaccaagagaggaagaggaagaggaaaatattaTCCCTTGTCCATTTGGGGAGTTTTAAAGATGCAGCTTATTCCAGTTATACAGCCGATGGAAAGAGACGATTTGCACGTGAACAGTAGGGGAAACAGAATGGCAGCCCCCCAAAGTAGGTCCCTCTCATCTCCCACATGAGGGCCTCCAGCTTGGGATTCTAGACATGGGCAAAGCTGAGAGGCTAAACCCCAAATTCCAGGGTTTGACCACCAGTTGCCCAGAGGACTACAGAGTTTTTTTAGAGGAGAAGAGGGTTGCCAAGATGGTTAGGCAGAGGAAAAGTTAAAAGCCAAGTCACTCTGTAAATTAAGGGGATGTCGGCACTTGTGTGACATACACAGcacagaggaaaatgaaatactcAAAACtgagtatatgaatatatgaaaaacTCAAAATctaagagattataaaagatgCTTAAATGGTACATAGTTGTTAACATGTTTGTAGACATTTTCAGTTTTAAGTGTTTCTTTTATGATTGAGGAAATCAATACCTGTCCCATACCTGATACTCCCTTTGTacattattcatttctttaaggGAGCCTGCTAACTCCTTCTGGGGAAGCCCTAAACAGAAACCATACCTAAGCTTTCTTTAAGAGATTTTCTCTGGAACTCTGGAGAGGGGACAATGAAGTAGACAGAGAGAAAAGCCTACACTCACCTCCTTTAGGGTTCAGGTTTCAAATATAGGCATAAATGTGGGGTAATTCATTTACCAAATCCCATTCCACTTCAAGTAAGATGCCCAACCAGTTAATCTCAGATTCTTCAGGCTGTATGGAAAAAATTTCCCAATCTGGAATAATATCTTGTTCCAGTTATTAGCTCAATTTGAGCCCAGGGGAGAATTTCATGTGATTCCACATGGTTTAGGGAGTTTATTTTAGATACAAATTTATGAATTTAGTCATAATGCTTCTAGTTCGTAGGGAAATTTCCAACATTTATGCAGAAGTTGTCTAATCTTAAATTTTCCATCTATCTCTAGTAGCCTTAGCCCCTTTGTGATTGAAGCAAAATTCAGGTCACTGGAAATGTCTGGGTAAGGAAACAACAGTTTATATGATATGATTGTGGATAGACAGGCATTGAAAGGAGAAACTGGAAAAAGACATCTTCTTGGGACTTCCCTCAGCCTGGGATTTTTGTCCCAAGATGATGACTGACTGTCCTTGATAATCTCCCTTCTCTGCCTCAGCCTAGTTCTAACTTTGTTCCTCAAAGGATCAGAATACCtcattttctgtcatttcttttaaaagacaaaataaaattttaactggTTTGATAATTTGTCAGATTATCAGAATTTGGTTTTGGTGATTGGCCTGGGTTGTGGCTACCTTGAGCCTCACTGGACATGATTCCTTTGCAATAGCTGAAGCATGAGGTGAGGAAGGCTTACGGTGCTAGTGAAGAGAGAGGAGCATATAATGGAGATGCCGGAAAAGTCAGATCAATAATGCTTGGCAATAGATTAAATATAGGGGGGTGAGATAGTGAGGGGTCTGGGATAACACGTAAGTCTCAAGGATGGGGGAACTGGAGGATGGTATCACTTTCAACAGTAATGGGGAAGGTAAGAGGTGAGGAGAGCTTAGGAGGAAAGAGAACCAATCTTCAGTTTAAGAAGTCTCCTGAACATCAGCAGTTAGAGATTTGAGATTTGAAGGTAGGGACCTTCAAGAACCAGAAAGATTAGGGCAGATGTGAGAATCATCAACATGGAGATAAATTGAGGAGAGAAGTGGAGACCCTTctcagagaaagagataaaggcaATGAATGCATAGCATATCACCGAGAACTTGTTgccattcagtcatgtctgattcttcgtgACCCCAAATGAGGTTTTCTGTGAAAAGctactggagcggtttgccattccCCCCATTCAGCTCATTTTATCTAGGAAGGAACGaaacaaacagggtgaagtggtgtggccaggatcacacaactaatgtctgaggccagacctgaattcagaaaggcctcttgactccaggcccagcattctacccACTTCCCCAACCTAGCACTTAGCAGATGTTAAATAAATGCCCGTTTACTAGCCAATAACCATACTCACCTCCAGTATCAAAATCCTGGCCTCCAAACCTACTTGATGGGACCCAGGATCCATATCTAGGAAAATAGTCCAATTTTTAGTATGAGTATTTATCCCTTGAAAATCAGGAAATGTtccaaatcagggcttgattgtTGCCATTGTTTTGATTGTCTAGATTGAAGTGATGGAGAAAGTATTAATAACATAGATTACATTTAAGCATGCCacgttttttaaattttgctttgttttctggAAAGCTGGCTGTTTAAACACTTAAAAACACAACAGTGACCATAATACAGCTAAGGGAAGTATCCTTTTTTGTCTTCAAGGTTacaattttgttgtttgtccttcattcttttagTGGACCATGATATCATGGagctgatgccatgacatgcaactAGAAATTGGATTTAAGccagggagggctgggcaaggtcaccagccttactttcttCTCCCAaaacatctgggtccagtggaatgctctagatcaggatgactggagatgattcTGCATAAAGTAGGAGACATTGACCTTCTCCCAAGTCTCAGTGTgactgaggcaatacccattcagtgattaaagacAACTAAGTCATAGTTAAGATACTGATCACAGGGAGGAAGTCCTTTCAGTCATTCAGGGGAGGAGTCCAGGAAAGAACTGAATAAtggaaggtttttttgtttgtttgtttaatacatttttattattgttttctgtttctcataTCACCATGGTATCCCACATATCCCTCCCACTCTGCTTCTCCCAAGAACCATTCCGTATgccaaatagtatttttttagagaagaaaaaaaagtgcaaCTGATCAATACACTGAGTCTCAAAACGTGTGTTTTATGTGACACCTGTAGTGCCCCTACCTCCATTAAATGGTAAGTTGGGGGATGTCTTTTCATACTTCTTCATTTAAGCCCCTCCTTGATccttataattttgttaaatttgcttttgatttttcgGCATGTCATCattgtttccatttacattgttgtagtcgttgtgtatattgttttctgggctttgctcactttactttgcttcGGTTCATATAGAGCTTTCcatccttctctctattcactccacacatcatttcttatgacacatgAATATTATTCCATTGAATTCACGTACCACAAtgtgtttaaccattccccaattgactttgtttcaaattctttactatcacaaaaaaaggaggctacaaatattatatatttggaGTATGCACTTTCTTCTTATTGATTATCTCCCTGAGGTATAAGCTTAGTAATGCAATCTGTGGGTCAAAGGGTGTGGATATTTTAATCATGTCATTTGCATAACTCCACTTTGCTTTCCAAAGTAGCAATACCATGTCATAGCCCTAAAACAGCAGATTCATGTGCCCATCTTTCCACAGCCTCCCCAACATTGTCTGTTactattttttgccatttttcccAAATTGCAGGGTGTGAAGTGAATCCTCAGGTGAGATTTGTAATTCTTTTATTAtaaatgatttggagcatttttttcatatggttgtgaataccttgcagttctcttaagaagtgtttgttcatatcctttgatcattttgtGTA
Proteins encoded:
- the LOC116420205 gene encoding diphosphoinositol polyphosphate phosphohydrolase 3-beta-like, with the translated sequence MKLKPDQTRTYDLEGFKQRAACLCFRGEQEDEVLLVSSSGHPDQWIVPGGGMEPEEEPGAAAVREVYEEAGVRGKLGRLLGLFENLERKHRTHVYVLAVTEILEDWEDSVNIGRKRQWFKVEDAIKVLQGHKPVQAEYLEKWKSASSPSGSSPAGGGTPAAAGSEGSEGPDGDSAGQPAAEPASGSGR